A DNA window from Candidatus Roseilinea sp. contains the following coding sequences:
- a CDS encoding nucleotidyltransferase, producing the protein MREKIPVPKEKLAEFCQRHHIRRLALFGSALHGDFGLESDIDLLVEFEPAHVPGLFGMARMERELSALLGGRKVDLRTPEDLSRYFREDVLREAEVQYAQG; encoded by the coding sequence ATGAGAGAGAAGATACCTGTCCCAAAAGAAAAGTTGGCGGAATTTTGCCAGCGACATCATATCCGACGGTTGGCTCTCTTCGGTTCCGCCCTACACGGTGACTTTGGGCTGGAAAGCGACATTGACCTGCTGGTAGAGTTTGAACCGGCGCATGTCCCAGGGCTTTTTGGCATGGCTCGCATGGAGCGCGAATTATCGGCGCTTCTGGGCGGCCGCAAGGTGGACCTGCGCACGCCCGAAGACTTGAGCCGCTACTTCCGGGAAGATGTTCTTCGGGAAGCCGAGGTGCAGTATGCGCAAGGATGA
- a CDS encoding hypothetical protein (possible pseudo, frameshifted) codes for MKTSVYAWRRSTAAAPSASHCATSQYLAALYTEIYLDRLFNARAQGRSSAAPLLAYWIATGSSDVLTVVRFLQRFLSDRAWAIKTLKAVLDGKTGLVAPDGSDVCAGRFPFLRELGSAGVCLPDLGTQASPVSRLHISMTTSFNASSTPQAAACMCARFKSSPGELGLKAANAGDYSGVISIGDTSAFKKLVEEDSGTIALEEDAIAGSFFEHINRPDSGLHVLIGAKKFMEGWNSWCVASMGFLNIGRQEGSQIIQCSVENLA; via the coding sequence ATGAAAACATCCGTCTACGCCTGGAGAAGATCAACCGCGGCCGCACCGAGCGCATCACATTGCGCTACTTCACAATACCTGGCCGCCTTGTACACGGAAATCTACCTCGACCGCCTCTTCAACGCGCGGGCGCAAGGACGCAGCAGTGCTGCGCCCCTACTCGCCTACTGGATAGCCACCGGCAGCAGCGATGTGCTGACCGTCGTGCGCTTTCTCCAGCGCTTCCTGAGCGACCGCGCCTGGGCGATCAAGACGCTGAAAGCGGTTCTGGACGGCAAGACCGGGCTGGTCGCGCCGGATGGGAGCGATGTGTGTGCCGGGCGATTCCCTTTTCTGCGTGAACTTGGGAGCGCCGGCGTCTGCCTGCCCGACCTGGGAACGCAGGCGTCTCCGGTGTCTCGCCTGCACATCTCTATGACGACATCCTTCAACGCCTCTTCCACGCCCCAGGCAGCGGCCTGCATGTGTGCGAGATTCAAGAGCAGTCCCGGCGAGTTGGGACTCAAAGCGGCCAACGCCGGGGACTATTCTGGCGTGATTTCCATCGGCGATACCTCGGCCTTCAAGAAACTGGTGGAAGAGGATTCCGGCACCATTGCATTGGAAGAAGACGCCATCGCCGGTTCGTTCTTTGAGCACATCAACCGCCCGGATTCCGGCCTGCACGTGCTCATCGGCGCCAAGAAATTCATGGAAGGCTGGAACTCCTGGTGCGTGGCCAGCATGGGCTTCTTGAACATCGGGCGGCAGGAAGGTTCACAGATCATTCAATGCTCAGTTGAAAACCTCGCATAA
- a CDS encoding transcriptional activator, translated as MSRWRVQLLGGFGLWRDETALAHRFETDSARALFAWLCLNAGKPARRDALAALLWPDTSQSAALSALRTTLTRMRRALADAAPALHSDPQTVTLILPADWDVDAALFDQAIAQTRAHTHRRAAGCPDCLARLQQAVARYAGDLLAGLSVESDLFMDWLAGQREHFHQAALDALETLAERAAMAADWPTALHYSRRQLSLEPWHEPAHRRAMLGLAHQGQRMAALAQYRACQRVLQQEFGADPDPETQRLADAIRLSRWSSAARAPAPGQTRAEALDQLPFIGRDRDLRALMDLLNHPATRLLSVVGEGGIGKTRLVIRAAQHMRFAFDDGARFIFLHPEDKPAHAPDPARTTSHLAWHIAEACQISAQGHRSPEAQVLTALKARRHLLVFDSFEHVLEAAGFLGELLEAAPGCAALVASRQRLNLRHEQVVRLEGMSLNIEGATGSAGAQLFLALAERNGVVLNAPEARPQIEAICAALHGMPLGIELAAACLSGMGLSALQQAVQQSPGVLSIPIADLPVRHRSLQAVFESAWQTLGEAGQQALAALSVLRAPCPPQAAVHLAGSAATLTALVEQSLAHHLADGSLWMHESTRRFAADKLGAGPDGAARAQAAQRRHAEWFLRWLAESHSALRSTASADTREQLIASFDDLDAAWRWALAQGEWEWVSAAAFSYETLHRLAGRLAEGADHLSHALQIAPPAHDEAACRLRARLLIARDILQSLRDNQANMAAELREAAALAERIGDRALIILAWSRLARELRDHGKDGARQALDHAQAALQEIEGQPADPDALSAQAEYWRQSGALDFREGRWEPAERHFRTALALARRAQDHLLIPKMMEHLSTVLVARGASAEADALLNEALECYQQLRLTYQQTNVLDLLGQRADAQGHYAQARQHYLKAIELAQASGNRDAEMVTRINLGISCDQMGDYAQALAHTEAALALCRELGGTDHLTVVLANLSLHAHHNGAHDTALHYAREATTLAKQFGIPELEAYGWEFQGHALLAVGQVDAAEAAYRRALEMRQALEQAMLALETRAGLARVALARGDTPGASAWVEPIAAHLLNGHTLDGAEETLRVYWTTYQALAHNDDRRAGAILRLAAHLIEQRAARLSDAHSRAVYLNVEAHRCILEAWRANSVSRAAATQNLQTGLPQ; from the coding sequence ATGAGCAGATGGCGAGTTCAATTGTTGGGCGGTTTCGGCCTATGGCGCGATGAGACCGCGCTGGCGCACCGCTTCGAGACCGATAGCGCGCGCGCCCTGTTCGCCTGGCTGTGTTTGAACGCCGGCAAGCCGGCCCGCCGCGATGCGCTGGCTGCCCTGCTCTGGCCCGACACGTCACAATCCGCCGCCCTGAGCGCCCTACGCACCACCCTCACCCGCATGCGTCGCGCCCTGGCTGACGCTGCGCCGGCCTTGCACAGCGATCCCCAAACGGTGACGCTGATCCTGCCGGCAGATTGGGATGTGGACGCAGCGCTCTTCGACCAGGCCATCGCCCAGACACGGGCGCATACCCACCGGCGAGCGGCGGGCTGCCCGGATTGTCTGGCGCGCTTGCAGCAAGCTGTGGCGCGCTATGCGGGCGATCTGCTGGCCGGCCTATCGGTCGAGAGCGACCTGTTTATGGACTGGCTGGCCGGCCAGCGCGAGCACTTTCACCAAGCTGCGCTCGATGCGCTGGAGACGCTGGCCGAGCGGGCCGCGATGGCAGCAGACTGGCCCACTGCCCTCCACTACAGCCGGCGACAACTGAGCCTCGAACCCTGGCACGAACCTGCGCACCGCCGCGCGATGCTAGGGTTAGCGCATCAGGGCCAACGCATGGCTGCGCTGGCGCAATACCGCGCCTGCCAGCGCGTGCTCCAACAAGAATTCGGCGCAGACCCCGACCCAGAGACCCAGCGCCTGGCCGATGCGATTCGCCTCAGCCGGTGGTCTTCTGCCGCCCGCGCGCCTGCGCCGGGGCAGACCCGCGCCGAGGCGCTCGACCAGTTGCCGTTCATCGGCCGCGACCGTGACCTGCGCGCGCTGATGGACTTGCTGAACCACCCCGCAACGCGCCTGCTCAGCGTGGTAGGGGAAGGCGGCATCGGCAAAACGCGCCTGGTCATCCGCGCAGCGCAACACATGCGCTTCGCCTTCGACGACGGCGCGCGTTTCATCTTCCTGCATCCCGAAGATAAACCGGCCCACGCGCCCGACCCCGCGCGCACCACATCGCACTTGGCATGGCACATCGCAGAGGCCTGCCAGATCAGCGCCCAAGGCCATCGCTCGCCCGAAGCGCAGGTCCTGACTGCGCTGAAGGCGCGCCGCCATCTGCTGGTGTTCGACAGCTTCGAGCACGTGCTGGAAGCAGCCGGATTCCTCGGCGAGCTGCTGGAAGCAGCGCCCGGCTGCGCCGCGCTGGTCGCGTCGCGTCAGCGCCTGAATTTGCGCCACGAGCAGGTCGTGCGACTGGAGGGGATGTCGCTGAATATCGAAGGCGCAACCGGCAGCGCCGGCGCGCAGCTCTTCCTTGCCCTGGCCGAGCGCAACGGCGTTGTGCTGAACGCGCCAGAGGCCCGTCCGCAGATCGAGGCGATTTGCGCTGCGCTGCACGGCATGCCGTTGGGCATCGAGCTGGCCGCCGCTTGCCTGAGCGGGATGGGGCTATCGGCGTTGCAACAGGCCGTGCAACAGTCCCCCGGCGTCCTCAGCATCCCAATCGCCGATCTGCCCGTGCGTCATCGCAGCTTGCAGGCAGTGTTCGAGTCGGCGTGGCAGACGCTGGGCGAAGCCGGTCAACAGGCGCTGGCCGCACTCAGCGTGCTGCGCGCGCCTTGTCCGCCCCAGGCCGCCGTGCATCTGGCCGGCAGCGCCGCCACCCTCACCGCGCTTGTCGAGCAGTCGCTCGCGCACCACCTGGCCGACGGCAGCCTGTGGATGCACGAATCCACGCGCCGCTTTGCCGCAGACAAACTGGGCGCCGGCCCCGATGGCGCAGCGCGCGCCCAGGCCGCGCAGCGCCGACACGCCGAGTGGTTTCTGCGCTGGTTGGCCGAGTCGCACAGCGCGCTGCGCAGCACCGCCAGCGCGGACACCCGCGAACAACTCATCGCCAGCTTCGACGATTTGGACGCCGCCTGGCGCTGGGCGCTGGCGCAAGGAGAATGGGAGTGGGTATCGGCTGCCGCCTTCAGTTACGAGACGTTGCATCGCCTGGCCGGCCGGCTGGCCGAGGGCGCAGATCACTTGAGCCATGCCCTGCAGATCGCTCCGCCGGCGCACGACGAGGCCGCCTGCCGGCTGCGCGCGCGGCTGCTCATCGCCCGCGACATCTTGCAAAGCTTGCGCGACAATCAGGCCAACATGGCGGCCGAGCTGCGCGAGGCCGCTGCGCTGGCCGAGCGCATCGGCGATCGGGCGCTGATTATCCTGGCGTGGAGCCGGCTCGCCAGGGAACTGCGCGACCACGGCAAAGACGGCGCGCGCCAGGCGCTCGATCACGCGCAGGCCGCGCTGCAGGAGATTGAGGGGCAGCCGGCCGATCCAGACGCCCTCAGCGCGCAGGCCGAATACTGGCGGCAATCCGGCGCGCTCGACTTCCGCGAAGGCCGCTGGGAGCCGGCCGAGCGCCATTTTCGCACCGCCCTGGCGTTGGCCCGGCGCGCGCAAGATCACCTGCTGATTCCCAAAATGATGGAGCACCTCAGCACCGTGCTCGTCGCGCGCGGCGCAAGCGCCGAGGCCGACGCGCTGCTCAATGAAGCGCTGGAATGCTACCAGCAGTTGCGGCTCACTTATCAGCAGACCAATGTGCTCGACCTGCTGGGGCAGCGCGCCGACGCACAAGGCCATTACGCGCAGGCCCGGCAACACTATTTGAAAGCAATTGAACTGGCCCAGGCCAGCGGCAATCGCGACGCCGAAATGGTGACGCGCATCAACCTGGGCATCTCATGCGATCAGATGGGCGACTACGCCCAGGCGCTGGCGCACACCGAGGCGGCGCTGGCGCTGTGCCGCGAGTTGGGCGGGACCGATCACCTCACCGTCGTGCTGGCCAACCTCAGCCTACACGCCCATCACAACGGCGCGCACGACACCGCGCTGCACTACGCGCGCGAAGCCACAACGTTGGCAAAGCAGTTTGGCATCCCTGAGCTGGAAGCGTATGGCTGGGAATTCCAGGGCCATGCGCTGCTGGCCGTCGGTCAGGTGGATGCAGCCGAAGCCGCATACCGGCGCGCGTTGGAGATGCGCCAAGCGCTGGAACAGGCGATGCTGGCGTTAGAGACGCGCGCCGGCTTGGCCCGCGTTGCGCTGGCGCGCGGCGACACCCCCGGCGCTTCAGCCTGGGTGGAGCCGATCGCCGCGCATCTCTTGAACGGCCATACGCTCGACGGCGCCGAAGAGACGCTGCGCGTGTACTGGACGACATACCAGGCGCTGGCGCACAACGACGACCGACGCGCAGGAGCGATCCTGCGCCTGGCCGCGCACCTGATTGAACAGCGCGCCGCCCGCCTGAGCGATGCGCACAGCCGGGCAGTGTATCTCAACGTGGAAGCACATCGGTGTATTCTGGAAGCCTGGCGCGCAAACAGCGTTTCCCGCGCCGCCGCAACGCAAAACCTTCAGACAGGGTTGCCGCAATAG
- a CDS encoding hypothetical protein (possible pseudo, frameshifted), with product MLFDKLPTGFRQALRSALVGVILAVSLSGPFPLASAPGWSGVGHFVTESIGYTDGNHPRAYTVPPNFRQASTSLSAAQSTITANDAADIYVNFNYDTTGKTIYIVYTTDGSAPNKTNGSVITASFSKYHDPNRTWVGTIPAQITGTVVNYVIYASDGTLAAAWGRISGTPSDRAISQYQTTWSEADNAYFSYTVQPAGGGGGFSWSGKRAIWLEPGVIAWNGAAGASYRLYYEPNAGLTSSSPYLTLTLSGTINGAHYPKNPNTHGLPRLTLSAGDLVSVPTLLKGQVVVAALNSSNQVIDATQPQIQGVLDALYASAAATQTLGASYSGGAPTVRVWAPTAQHVALRRYADAITTTYAVHSLTLDTSSGVWSVTGDASWDRQFYLFEVTVYVPELNAITTTLASDPYAVSLSADTAAPDDPRAQFVNLDDADLKPAGWDAHARPALPAPEDVSIYELHVRDFSIGDTTVLTPDHRGTYLAFTYDGALRPLSNGMNHLKQLRQAGLTHVQLLPAFDFASVPEDNVPRAPTPNPTGYPPDSTQPQLIISATRHTDGFNWGYDPLHFGAPDGSYATDPHGVARVREFREMVKALHDNGLRVTMDVVYNHTAAFGLQDKSVLDRITPGYYHRMNLNGAVQTSSCCADTASEYAMMEKLMRDTLRRWVQQYKVDGFRFDLMNLHTVSNMLAIKNDLLGIEPTLYLYGEGWDFGSAKDKGLNHAKMGAMAGTGIGVFNDRLRDAAHGGYNTDPLQVRRQGFINGLSYDWNGYCYANRAQSDLWYETGRIRAGLRGSLGDFAADPQEAVNYVEKHDNETLFDLNVFRLPNGVGDPGACGGGSYTVPTTSLADRVRAQNVAASLAALAQGVPFFHLGQDILRSKSLDRNSYDSGDWFNRVDWTYADNNFAKGLPPAWDNQTRWSVMQPLLNNASLKPGSAEMQRAAAHLREMLRVRYSSPLFRLQTAGEVAARVQFTNTENSRDGLIVMTLSDVVSPDLDANWEYIVVLFNAHKITQTYALPWLIGNTGVQLHPHPDRQHRR from the coding sequence ATGTTGTTTGACAAGTTGCCCACAGGTTTTCGCCAGGCGTTGCGCAGCGCGCTCGTAGGGGTTATCCTAGCCGTCAGCCTGTCCGGTCCATTCCCCCTGGCGAGTGCACCCGGCTGGTCCGGCGTCGGCCATTTCGTCACCGAGTCCATCGGCTACACCGACGGCAACCATCCCCGCGCTTACACCGTGCCGCCGAACTTTCGCCAAGCCTCCACCAGCCTGAGCGCGGCGCAGTCCACCATCACCGCAAATGACGCGGCGGATATCTACGTCAACTTTAACTACGACACGACCGGCAAGACGATCTACATCGTGTACACCACCGACGGCAGCGCGCCGAACAAGACCAACGGCAGCGTGATCACGGCCAGCTTCTCGAAGTACCACGATCCCAACCGCACCTGGGTGGGCACCATCCCGGCGCAGATCACCGGCACGGTGGTGAACTACGTGATCTACGCCAGCGATGGCACGCTGGCCGCTGCCTGGGGTCGCATCTCCGGCACACCCTCCGACCGCGCCATCAGCCAATACCAGACAACCTGGAGCGAGGCCGACAACGCCTACTTCAGCTACACCGTGCAGCCGGCCGGCGGCGGGGGCGGGTTCTCCTGGTCGGGCAAGCGCGCCATCTGGCTGGAGCCGGGCGTCATCGCCTGGAACGGCGCAGCCGGCGCAAGTTACCGCCTGTATTACGAGCCGAATGCCGGCCTGACGAGCAGCTCGCCCTATCTCACGCTGACCCTGTCGGGCACGATCAACGGCGCGCACTATCCGAAGAACCCCAACACGCATGGCCTGCCCCGGCTCACGCTGAGCGCCGGCGATCTGGTCAGCGTGCCGACCTTGCTCAAGGGCCAGGTGGTCGTCGCCGCGTTGAACAGCAGCAATCAGGTCATTGACGCCACGCAGCCACAAATCCAGGGCGTGCTCGATGCGCTCTACGCCTCGGCTGCCGCCACTCAAACGTTGGGGGCGAGCTACAGCGGCGGCGCGCCCACGGTGCGCGTGTGGGCGCCGACGGCGCAGCACGTCGCCTTGCGGCGCTACGCCGACGCCATCACCACCACCTACGCCGTCCACAGCCTGACGCTCGATACATCCAGCGGCGTGTGGAGCGTCACCGGCGACGCAAGCTGGGATCGCCAGTTCTACCTGTTCGAGGTCACGGTGTACGTGCCGGAGCTGAACGCCATCACCACCACGCTGGCCAGCGACCCCTACGCCGTTTCGCTCTCGGCGGACACCGCCGCGCCGGATGACCCGCGCGCACAGTTCGTCAACCTGGACGACGCCGATCTGAAGCCGGCCGGTTGGGATGCCCACGCCCGCCCCGCGCTCCCTGCGCCGGAGGATGTCAGCATCTACGAGCTGCATGTGCGCGACTTCAGCATCGGCGACACCACCGTGCTCACCCCCGACCATCGCGGCACTTACCTGGCCTTCACCTACGATGGCGCGCTGCGCCCGCTCTCCAACGGGATGAACCATCTGAAGCAATTGCGCCAGGCCGGCCTGACCCATGTGCAGCTCTTGCCGGCGTTCGACTTCGCCAGCGTGCCTGAAGATAACGTGCCGCGCGCGCCCACGCCCAACCCCACCGGCTATCCGCCCGATAGCACTCAGCCCCAGCTCATCATCAGCGCCACGCGCCACACCGACGGCTTCAACTGGGGCTACGACCCGCTGCACTTCGGCGCGCCGGATGGAAGCTACGCCACCGACCCGCATGGCGTCGCCCGCGTGCGCGAGTTCCGCGAGATGGTGAAGGCGTTGCACGACAACGGCCTGCGCGTCACCATGGATGTGGTGTACAACCACACTGCCGCCTTTGGCCTACAAGACAAGAGCGTGTTGGATCGCATCACGCCGGGCTATTACCACCGCATGAATCTCAACGGCGCGGTGCAGACCTCCTCTTGCTGCGCCGACACCGCCAGCGAATACGCCATGATGGAGAAGCTGATGCGCGACACGCTGCGGCGCTGGGTGCAGCAATACAAGGTGGATGGCTTCCGCTTCGACTTGATGAACCTGCACACCGTCTCGAACATGCTGGCCATCAAGAACGACTTGCTCGGCATCGAGCCGACGCTCTATCTCTACGGCGAGGGATGGGACTTCGGCAGCGCCAAGGACAAAGGGCTGAACCACGCCAAGATGGGCGCCATGGCCGGCACGGGCATCGGCGTCTTCAACGACCGGCTGCGCGATGCCGCTCACGGCGGCTACAACACCGACCCGCTGCAAGTGCGCCGGCAGGGCTTCATCAACGGCCTGAGCTATGACTGGAACGGCTATTGCTACGCCAACCGCGCGCAGAGCGACCTGTGGTACGAGACCGGCCGCATCCGCGCCGGCCTGCGCGGCAGCTTGGGCGACTTCGCCGCCGATCCACAGGAGGCCGTGAACTACGTGGAGAAGCACGACAACGAGACGCTGTTCGACCTAAACGTCTTCCGCCTGCCCAACGGCGTTGGCGACCCCGGCGCATGCGGCGGGGGCAGCTACACCGTGCCCACCACGTCTCTGGCCGACCGCGTGCGCGCGCAGAACGTCGCGGCCAGCCTGGCGGCGCTGGCGCAGGGCGTGCCCTTCTTCCACCTCGGCCAGGACATCCTGCGCAGCAAGTCGCTGGACCGCAACAGCTACGACAGCGGCGACTGGTTCAACCGCGTGGACTGGACCTACGCCGACAACAACTTCGCCAAAGGGCTGCCGCCGGCCTGGGACAACCAGACGCGCTGGAGCGTGATGCAGCCGCTGCTGAACAATGCCTCGCTGAAGCCCGGCTCCGCCGAAATGCAGCGCGCCGCCGCGCACCTGCGCGAGATGCTGCGCGTGCGCTATAGCAGCCCGCTCTTCCGCTTGCAAACGGCCGGCGAGGTCGCCGCCCGCGTGCAGTTCACCAACACCGAGAACAGCCGCGATGGCCTGATCGTGATGACCTTGAGTGATGTGGTCTCGCCCGACCTAGATGCCAACTGGGAGTACATCGTCGTCCTGTTCAACGCGCACAAGATCACGCAGACCTACGCGCTGCCCTGGCTGATCGGCAACACCGGCGTGCAACTGCACCCCCACCCTGACCGACAACACAGACGATGA
- a CDS encoding hypothetical protein (possible pseudo, frameshifted), with protein MFTVPARTTAVFVTPQAPSGGPPPSPSTIDWVGKLWPRGGVANLVNQGNFAPAGFDVYVQVYEPGVTDSPGQGAGISCSLHWGRYGDPWQDVPMSYNSTPGVDVPPTHDEYKVTLPKATLEALPPGTYGFTAYCQKVGEDKKWKEDTYNINGNPADDDQGDGLITVVPASDPKPAPPGGVFVHLFEWRWADIEKECHFLAQKGYKGVQVSPPQEHVVPTANMFGNPANAYPWWVRYQPVSYTLQSSRSGTLAEFQSMVNTCNSLGVDVIVDAVINHMTGLHPDTITNTGTAGTSYSHYTYPGLFGPSDFNYCGTNPGATNGDAHDIVDYTDRRQVQTCELLNLADLKTSDAGVRSRITNYLQALVNMGVKGFRVDAAKHMPAHEVGAILAGVTGTFYVFNEVIDANPSERVRSLEYSPYGDVTEFYYSIRIGEAFNNCSGGVLSQLQSIPLGHWLPGRFAVVFTDNHDNQRGHGAGGGCIVDHRDGAAHVLANIFALAHPYGDYVSVMSSYYWNNNPNSSAGDSKGPPSADPPYTAGSGPNTRPVYSVTQTIGDWPANCSATYEDGKWVCEHRRPSTAGMVGFRAATHGEPVSGWVNVSPNHIAFGRGGQGLRGDQPHPHGQHAHLHHHVAGRLLLRRDALRLHQRLVRGLLHRRAVAAQPVDRGAGRRQHPKPDAQRHGCLGHSHRCQPARSALERCAGRRRQRERRRHLHLWADGGDHGDAQRRLHLPALAGCAEQCCEHQPNV; from the coding sequence GTGTTCACCGTGCCGGCCCGCACCACGGCGGTGTTCGTCACGCCGCAGGCGCCCAGCGGTGGGCCGCCCCCGTCGCCCAGCACGATTGACTGGGTGGGCAAGTTGTGGCCGCGCGGCGGCGTCGCCAACCTCGTCAACCAGGGCAACTTCGCGCCGGCCGGGTTCGACGTGTACGTGCAGGTCTATGAACCCGGCGTCACCGACTCCCCTGGGCAGGGAGCGGGCATCAGTTGCTCTCTGCACTGGGGGCGCTACGGCGACCCCTGGCAGGACGTGCCGATGAGCTACAACTCCACGCCAGGCGTGGATGTGCCGCCCACCCACGACGAATACAAAGTCACCCTCCCCAAGGCCACGCTGGAGGCGCTGCCGCCCGGCACGTATGGTTTCACGGCATATTGCCAGAAAGTCGGCGAGGACAAGAAGTGGAAAGAAGACACCTACAACATCAACGGCAACCCTGCCGATGACGACCAGGGCGATGGGTTGATCACCGTCGTGCCGGCGAGCGACCCGAAGCCGGCCCCGCCCGGCGGCGTGTTCGTGCATCTGTTCGAGTGGCGCTGGGCGGACATCGAGAAGGAATGCCACTTCCTGGCCCAGAAGGGCTACAAGGGCGTGCAAGTTTCGCCGCCGCAGGAGCACGTGGTGCCCACGGCCAACATGTTCGGCAATCCGGCCAACGCCTACCCGTGGTGGGTGCGCTATCAGCCGGTGAGCTACACCTTGCAAAGCAGCCGCAGCGGCACGCTGGCCGAATTCCAGAGCATGGTGAACACCTGCAACAGCCTGGGCGTGGATGTCATCGTGGATGCGGTGATCAATCACATGACCGGCCTGCACCCCGACACCATTACCAACACCGGAACGGCCGGCACGAGCTATTCCCACTACACCTATCCCGGCCTGTTCGGCCCGTCGGATTTCAACTACTGCGGCACCAATCCGGGCGCCACCAACGGCGATGCCCACGACATTGTGGATTACACCGACCGCCGCCAGGTGCAGACCTGCGAGCTGTTGAACCTGGCCGACTTGAAGACCAGCGATGCCGGTGTGCGGTCGCGCATCACGAACTATCTACAGGCGCTGGTGAACATGGGCGTCAAAGGGTTCCGCGTGGACGCGGCCAAGCACATGCCGGCGCACGAGGTGGGCGCCATCTTAGCCGGCGTCACCGGCACGTTCTACGTCTTCAACGAAGTGATTGACGCAAACCCCAGCGAGCGCGTGCGCAGCCTGGAATACTCGCCCTACGGCGACGTGACCGAGTTTTACTACTCCATCCGCATTGGCGAAGCCTTCAACAACTGCTCTGGCGGCGTGCTGAGCCAGTTGCAAAGCATCCCGCTCGGCCACTGGCTGCCCGGCCGTTTTGCCGTAGTGTTCACCGACAACCACGACAATCAGCGCGGCCATGGCGCCGGCGGCGGGTGCATCGTGGATCATCGCGACGGCGCGGCCCATGTGCTGGCCAACATCTTCGCCCTGGCGCATCCCTACGGCGACTACGTCTCGGTGATGTCCAGCTACTACTGGAACAACAACCCGAACAGCAGCGCCGGCGATAGCAAGGGGCCGCCCAGCGCCGATCCACCCTACACCGCCGGCAGCGGCCCGAACACGCGCCCGGTGTACAGCGTCACACAGACCATCGGCGACTGGCCGGCCAACTGCTCGGCCACGTATGAGGATGGCAAATGGGTGTGCGAACATCGCCGGCCCTCCACTGCCGGCATGGTGGGCTTCCGCGCGGCCACGCACGGCGAGCCGGTGAGCGGCTGGGTCAACGTCTCGCCCAACCACATTGCGTTTGGGCGAGGGGGGCAAGGGCTACGTGGCGATCAACCGCACCCACACGGCCAACACGCGCACCTACACCACCACGTTGCCGGCCGGCTACTACTGCGACGTGACGCGCTACGCCTTCATCAACGGCTGGTGCGTGGACTACTACACCGGCGCGCCGTTGCCGCTCAACCAGTGGATCGTGGTGCAGGCAGACGGCAGCATCCAAAACCAGACGCTCAACGCCATGGATGCCTTGGCCATTCACATCGCTGCCAGCCGGCACGAAGTGCTCTTGAACGCTGCGCCGGCCGCCGGCGGCAGCGTGAGCGGCGGCGGCACCTACACCTATGGGCAGACGGTGGCGATCACGGCGACGCCCAACGCCGGCTACATCTTCCTGCACTGGCAGGATGCGCTGAGCAATGTTGTGAGCACCAGCCCAAC